A stretch of DNA from bacterium:
CGTCGCCAGCAGCAGCTCTGGCAGGACCTGGGGCTGCCGCACCCGCTCACCTGGCTGGACGACTGAGCCACCAGCCGCGCGCTGACAACGGCCCGATGAACGATAGCCCACTTTGCGGAAAATGGGCTCCAGAGCCGCATATGTGGCGCACGGCCTCTGCGGCTCTGGAGAGCCGCGCTCCAACAACGGCCGACGAGCCCTGGAGAGTTCGCCGCGCCGCCGGTCAGCCCTCTTGTCGCGCAGGTGGCAGGTATGGCTCTCGCGGCGGCGAAGTCGCTGCGGCATGAGGAAGTGCTTGCTTGCCGCCACACTGCTCGTGCCGGGGTTGGCCATGGCCGCCCCCGCGAAAGGGGCCCCCATGCCGTCAGGCCTGCTGTTCAACCTCGACGAGACCGACTTCTGCTACAACCACCGCCTCACGGCGGACGTGGATGCCGGCGCCGTCCTCGACCAGTACATTGACATCATCTGCGACGCGGGGACGCAGGTGCTGTTCATCAACACCAACGCCCGCAAGACCAACTACGCCAGCGACGCCTGGGAGAGCTACTTCGACGGCTACCAGCCGGACGGACCGGACGACCAGCCGGCGCTACAGGGCCTGCCCGAGCAGGGCCACGAGGCCTACCGCCACATGATCCACTCGATGTGGGCGCTGGATGCCCAGGGCGTGGACTATGCGGCGCGCATCGCGGCCCGCTGCCGGCAGCGCGGCGTGTCCCCGTGGGTGTCGCTGCGGATGAACGATGTGCACAACAACGACAACCTGGCCCACCCGTTCCACGGGGAGTTCTGGCGGGACCCCCGGTACTTCCGCGGCGGAAGCATGGGCTACTTCCAGCGCGCCCTGGACTATGGCCACCCCGAGGTCCGCGACTTGTACTACCGGCTCGTGGTGGAGACACTGCAGCGCTATGACATAGACGGCCTGGAGCTGGACTTCATGCGCGAGCCGTACTGCTTCCGCGAGGGCGCCGAGCAGGAGGGGGCGAAGGTCCTCGACGAGTGGCTGCGCAGCGTCCGCAAGCTGACCGAGGAGACGGCGGCCCGGCGCGGCCACCCGGTGCGCCTGGGAGTGCGCGTACCCTCGCGCATCGAGGTCGCGCAGGGCTGGGGGCTCGACGCCGTGAAGTGGGCCCGCGAGGGGCTGGTGGACCTCGTGGTGCCGACGCCGCGCTGGTCCACGACGGAGTTCGCCATGCCCATGGCTGCCTGGAAGCAGGCACTGGCCGGTACGGGGGTGGAGCTGGCCGGGGGGCTGGAGATCCTCATGCGCCCAATGCCCGGCGGTCCGGCGCGCAGCGTGACCTCGGCCGAGGCCCTCGGCGGGGCCGCCGCGGTCCTGGCCGACGGAGCCGACCATGTCTATCTCTTCAACTACTTCCCCACCCAGGCGGGTTGGTCGCGCGCGGACTACCTGCAGACTCTACAGGCCATGTCGTCCCTGGAGGCGATCCAGAAGCTCCCCCGCTGCCACGCCATCACCTGGCGCGACATCACCGGCCCGCAGGAGGCATACCGCGCGCCCCTGCCCGCGACGGGCACAGACCTGGACTTCGAGCTGCCCACCGGGCCAGCGCCGCTGCCCGGCGCCAAGGTGACTCTGGAGTTGCAGCTCAAGGGGGACGCGACCACAGCCGCCCCGACGGCGGAGATCAACGGGACGGCCTGCCCGTTCCAGGGGGCCAAGCCCAACGGGAAGAGCGTGCTCGTCACCTACACGGTGCCGGCGACGGCCCTGCGGGCAGTGCAGGCGAACAGTATCAGCGTGACAGCGGCGGCGTCGGTGACGGTGGAGGGTGTGGAGGTCCGCATCGCGCCGTAGACAGAGCCGTAGGAGCGCCGGCTTCCAGCCGGCAAGCCGTTGCCGTAGGAGCGCCAGCTTCCAGCTGGCACGATTGGTGTCAACCCACGCTGCCGGCTGGAAGCCGGCGCTCCTACGACCTCACCAAGGGAGTGTCCCACATGAACGGCAAGCGACTGAAGGAGAAGCTCCAGGCCGGGGAGCGCGTCTTCGGCTTCTTTGTGTCGGCGATGACGTACCCGACCATGGCCGACGCGGTGCCGGAGGGGAGCGTGGACTTCGTCGTCTGCACCACCGAGCACACGCCTCTGGACCTCGCGGACTTCATGCCCCTGCAGTACGTCCTGCGCCCCAAGGGCGTCGCCTGTCTGGCGCGCGTGCACAGCCACGACCCGTGGGACATCGCTCGCATCTGCGACACGTTCGATGGCGTGGTGGTGCCCTACGTGGAGGATGTGCTGCAGGTGCGGCGCATGGTGGCGGCGGCCAAGGGCCGGACGCTCAAGGGCGAGGCGCTGGAGCACTTCGTGCAGACCGGGGAGTTCCCCAGCGAGGCTACCCGAGCCTACGTCGAACAGCGCAATGCCAACACGTTCTTCTGCCCGATGATCGAGTCGCCCCGGTCGGTGGAGAACCTCGACGACATCTGCGCGATCCCGGGCGTTGACGCCGTGCTCGTGGGACCCAATGACCTGACGGTCTCGATGGGCATCCCCGAGGAGCGCGACCATCCGGACTTCATCGCGATCATGCAGCGGATCATTGACACGGCCGAGCGGCACGGCGTGGCGGCGGGCTGCCACCTGCACAAGATCGAGCATTCGCAGCGGCTGATCGCCCAGGGCGCGCGCTTCATCCCCTACGGCGGCGACCAGCAGTTCCTGGCCGAGGGCATCCGGGGTTTCCTGAAGGCGCTGAAGGGCTGAGGGGCAACCGGACCCCGCACCGGGGCCTCAGTCCCCCAGCAGTATCTCGAACTTCACCTGCCACGCGGCGCCATCGAGGGCGTCCAGGGCCGCCTGGAGGCGCGCGTTGGTGGTCACCCAGGCGCGCGTGTCCAGGGGCTTGTCGCTCTGCAGGAGCTTGGTGAGCGCGTCCAGCGCCGCCTTCCCTTCGACCATCTGCGCGTCGAGCTGCTGGCGCTGTTCAGGCTTCATGTCCGGGAGCTTGCCGGTGCGAATCGTCTGCATCGCCTCATTGAGGCGCTGTTCGAGGTCGAGGCTCTTCAGCGCGGCCCGCGCACTCTCGATCAGCGCCGCACGATCCACGCCCCCGCCGGCCCGGCCGCCGAAGATGAGCCGACCGAAATTCTGCGGCTGGTGGAACCCGCCAGGTGTCGGCGACCAGGCCGACCACTCCGTATCGCCGCCGGCCTGCCGGTCGCGGCAGACGTTCAGCCCCCACATGGCCCCGGGTACCCCGTAGCGCCCGAACGAGGCGAAGGAGATGGCGCACTCGAGCGTCCAGGCCTTGTCCGTGCGTCCCGCGGCGGCCTGCCACTTGCCGTTCCACGTCGCGTCGAAGGCGCAGCCGTCATAGCGGGCGCCGACACAGTTGGCGGCGAACTGGTAGTAGTCGCCGCTGCCATCGGGCTGCAGGAACCACTCGTTGGCTTCGTCGCCCATGACGGAACTCATGTCATCCACCCGGATGTCGCACTTGAGCGCCCCCAGGTTGCACTCGACGTTCGTCACGGCCAGGTAGATGTTCTGGCTGTCGTAGGCGAACTGGAAGCTGGTCGGTTGGACGACCGCCGCGGCGCCCGACAGCTTCCAGAACTCCCCGCCGGAGCTGGCCTGCTGCCAGCAGGCGTCATCGAGCTTGCCGTCAATGACGGGGGCTTTGTCGGTGCGCATGGCCTCGTACATCTTCTGGTTGCCCAGGTCGGCGGCGCCGGCCGCGCTCCCCAGGAGTGCCAGCGCGATCAGCAGCGCGCCGACCACACAGAAGACCCGCCCACCGGCCGTCCGGTTGTTCATCACGAGTGTCGCAGTCTGCATGTTGACCATCCTGTTCCCTGTGCGGCGAGCTGACAGCGTGACGACGCGGCTACGGCGCGGGCTCCAAGACGAGCAAGCGCGCCTTGTCCCGCGCCAGGTACGGCGGCAAGTTCTTCGACAGCGTGATCCCGACATCCTCGAGCGGGCCCTCGGTCGGCGGGCTGAGCTGCAGTGTCCAGGCCTGCCCGTCCTGCCCCGCCGGCACCTTCACCGTCAGTGCCGTCGGCGCGCTGATGTTCTTCTCATCGGCCGCGACAGCTCCATCCGGGCCGACGATCCGGGCGCAGAAGCGTTCGATGCCCTGCCCCCGGCCCGTGATGGTGAACTCCGTCACGCCCGCGGGCACGAGGAAGTACAGGGCCGGCTCCACGGCGGTCATCAGGTGCAGGCCCGCGCCGGCGTCCAGGACGAAGTAGGGCGCATCACAGGCGACCGTCGAGCACAGGTTGCTCGACTGCGTGACCAGGGTGTAGACGCCGGCGGCGGCGCACGGCACGATGAGGTCCTTCGTCTCGTCCATGCCGACGCGCTCCTCGGCCAGCAGCTTCTGGTCGGGCCCCAGCACTGAGGCCACCGTGCCATTCGTGTGAGGGGGCAGATGGACCGAGTGAACGCGGAAGGTGATCTGCGACCCGGCGAGGCCCCAGGCCCGGTAGACAGCGTCGCCCCGGGCCGGTGCGCAGGGCTTCTGCTTGTCCACGGGCACTGGCGGCGGGACGGCGGCAGCGAGCGGCTGCAGCCTGGCCGGGGCGGCAAGCTGTGTGGGGTCTACGGACAGGAACAGCGACCGCGACAGGTCCACCTTCAGCGCGCTCTGGTAGTTGGGGTCCTTCTGGGCGGCGGCAATGTCGTCATCCGCCTGCTTGAGGGCCGCCCAGTAGGCCGGCCCGTCCACATGCGGGACTTTGCGCCGCCTGGCGGTCTCCTCCCAGGTCGCGTAGACGCCATAGAGCCAGTAGCCGCCGGCCTTCTGCCCGCACAGATAGGCGTTGGCGGCGAGGTTCTGCGGGTCGAACTGCCACAACCACAGGCCGGGGATGAACACCGCGTGGGCGCCGATCTGTGCGAGCGCACTCACCTGGTCGTCCACCTCGAACTTCGTGTAGCCGGTGCTGTAGGTGCTGCCCGGCCACAGCAGCACCGGCCGCTGCTCGGTGCCGAAGCCCCGCGCACAGGCCTCGTAGAACATGCTGTGGTTGCTCCAGGAGTAGAAGCCGATGAGGAAGTCGGGATTCACCCGGTGGACGGCCTGCTCAATGTCGCGGCAGATGCTCTCGAGCGTCTGCCGGTAGTAGGCCTCGTACGCGGCGGTCAGGTTCCGCTCCTTGAGCCACGCAGCCCGCTGGGCCAGGGGCACCGGCTGGTCGAGAGTGAGCTTCCGGTCCTGCAGGAAGCCGTTGAAGGCCAGGTCGCTGTAGTCGAGGCAGCCGATGCGGTCGTAGAAGATGATCTCCGAGCCGTACATCTCGAAGTCAATGGCCGTGCCGGTGATCGGGGCGGTCTTGGCGCGCTCGGCCAGCAGCAGCCAGCGCTGCTTGATGGCCTGGTCCCAGAACCCCCGGTCCAGCGGCGAGGGCGAGTTCGGGTAGACAGTGCCCGCGGCGTCCACTACCGGGGTGTACTGCCGCTTGGTGTAGCTGCGCTCGGTGTCGGAGCTGAAGTTGACATACGCGATGTACTTCATCCCGCGCGCGGCGCAGATCGTCGCCTGATCGGCATGGAAGTTCAGCCCGGCCTCGGGGCTGGCGGGGATGAAGCCATTGCTCTTGTTGAGGATGCAGTTGATGCCCGCCCCCGCCGCCGTGTCGTAGTACGACAGCTCCGACAGGGCCGAGTAGTACGCCCCCCGCACACGCTGCTCGGCGATCCAGCGGTACGGCGGCGCGGCCTTGGCCAGGGCCTGCCGGGTCAGCTCCGATGGTTGCGCCTGCGCCCACAGGGCCAACGGCAGCAGCCATAGCAGTCCCCCGGCGAGGCAACACTTCTGCATGGTGAACCCTCCGACGCAGACGGTCCGTCCCCGGGGCGTGGGCATGGGGTCGGGCCGCCGTTGCAATTGCCCCCGGGCCTCCCCCGGGGCGAGCGCGAGGCTGCCCATTTCCGGTCCTCGCCTGCGGACACCTTCCCCGGTGTCCGCAGGCCAGTGGGCACCTGGCGAGCCGCTCGGAAGGCGGTGTAGGGCCACTGCAGGGGCAACTGGGGCCGTCTGCGCCCTCGGTACGCGCAACAAGAGGCTTGCAAGCAACGGCTGAAGGTGGTATTACATGGGGCCAGAAGCTTACAACCACCTCATTCTCGGGAGGGCCGCATATGCCGAAGACGATGTTGGTAGTCGCGCTCATCTTGGCCGTGGCGATGGCGGTTCCGGCGTTCGCCGGAGACTGTGTGGACATGCCGACCGGCAACATGGTGTCCGCCAAGCACATCGAACTCAACTACATCTACTGGGACCTGGATGGCCCGCCCGGGCCGGAGAACGCCAGCATCGTCGAGGGCTTTGTCGGCGTCACGGACTGGTTGGAGTTGGACGGCATCTATGCCGATGTCCAGGGCGATGACACGTACTTCAAGCTGAACGCGTATGCCAAGCTGATGCCGGAGACCGCCGAGTTGCCGAGCCTGATCGTGGGCGCCACGAACGTGACCCGCGAGGACTGGGTCGGCGGCGACGATCGCGTCTCCCCGTTCATCCTGGGTGCCTACAACATCCACGTGCCCGAGGGCGCGCCGCGGCTGAACGATCCGCTGGTCCGCGTGCATGCCGCGTGGGGCGCTGCCTATCATGACGGCGTGTTCGGTGGCTTCCAGGCCAAGGTGCACCCGAACCTTGGGTTCGCCATCTACAACTACCAGCAGGAGCCGTCCTACATGGTCACCGGCAACGGTGACAACTTCGAGCTGACCGTGGGCTACAAGAACGGCAGCGCGTTCTACCGGGGCGGTCTGTTCCTGAACTGGTAGGACTCACACCAGTCAGGCTGGCGTGCTGGGGTTGACAACCGAAGACGAAGACACACGGACCCGCCGAAGCTTCGGCGGGTCCGTTCATTTGTGGCAGTTGGTGTACGGCCGGGGAGGGCTCACTGCAGGTAGGAACCATCTGCATAGCCAGAGAGGTTGACCGTGATCTGCTTATCATCGGCCTGTCCGATGTGGTACGCCTCCTGGGCCGTCTGCAGGTAACCCGGCGATGCGGGCAGCGGCCAGTCGGCCTGCTTGTAGGATCGGCGGCAGCCTTCCAGGACCTTCAACCCCACCGTATCCACAGCCACCATGTCCGTGCCGATCAGCAGCCCCTTGTACTGCCACGTCGTCCGCGCCTGCCCCACCGTCTCCAGCAGCGGCAGGTACGCCTCGAGGATGTTGAGCTTGATCTTGCGTCGCAGCGCCGGGTGACCCGCCACCTCGGGCAGTTCCGCCGGCGCCTGGAGTAGTGCCACCCGCCGCACGGTGGGCACACAGGCCAGGGTGTTGGCCAGGCAGCCGGCCATCCCCAGGTCGGGGTCGGTCCTCAGGGCCCCCACATTGATGATGACGTCGCAGTAGTCGGTGACGATGCGGCTGATGCCGCCTCGGAAGCCCTCGGACTCAGCCCCCAGCACACGCACGCCGGAGGGGTCACGGCTGATGTTGAAGCCCGCGGCGAACAGATCGCGTTCATCCCCGCCGAACACGATGATCTTGCCCGGAGCGACGCCCGCGCTGACCAGCCGGTCAATGATGACCTCCACGGTGGCCGCTTGCACCGGGTAGCGGTTGGCCTCGATCATCACGCCGACCGTGTCCGTGGGGCTGACGAACTGCTGCCATGCCGGATCGGGATCCTTGCCGGTGACGCGCTGCATCGCCTGGTCCATCAGCCGCTCGACGATGTCGAAGTCCACGCGACCTTCTGGGTACAGGAGACGCGGGGCGAAGATGCCCTGGGGCACGAGGATGATCTCACTGCGGACGACATGCACAGTGGCAGGGCCGGGCGCACCGGGGTTTGCCCCGGCGCAGGCCGCGAGAAGAAGGCAAGCGATTGGGAGTAAGTGTCTGTCTGACATAGCGCGCCGCATTACAAGTGCTGCGGGTAATCAGACACCCCACCGAGGCAATGGTTTCACGGGGCGGCCAACGGTCCGGAGGCCAGCACGGGCAGCTTGCTCTCGTAACTGGGCCGGTCGGCGCGGTAGAGCACACCAACGGGGATCTCGTCCCCCCAGACCAGGGCCGTCTCCAGCGCTCGCAGGCGGTCCGTCGGGTCATAGTCGTCGCCCAGCGGCCGCACGCGGTCCTGGTACCACTTGAAGGTGTTGAGCTTATTGAAAGTTATGCAGGGCTGCAGGATGTCCAGCAGCGCGAAGCCTGGCTGCTGCAGCGCTGCCACCATCGTCTGCGGGAGGTGATCGGGCAGTCCCGTGAACGACCGTGCGACGAACGACGCCCCTTCGGCGATGGCCAGGGCCAACGGATTGAGCGGCTGGGCCGCCACGCCATAGGCCTGCAGCTTGGTGTGCGTGCCGGCGTCGGACGTGGGTGAGGCCTGGCCCTTGGTCAGCCCATAGATCTGGTTGTTGTGGACGAAGCACTTCAGGCCGATGTTGCGGCGGATCGCGTGTAGCAGGTGGTTGCCGCCCTCGCCGTACATGTCCCCGTCGCCGCTGGTGATGATGACTTCCAGCGTATGGTTCGCCAGCTTGATGCCCGTGGCCGCCGGGACGGCGCGACCGTGCAACCCGTTGAAGAAGTTCACCGGACGGCTGACGTAGTGGGGCAGCTTGGCGGCCTGGCCGATGCCCGACACGAGCACGACCCTCCGCCGATCCAGCCCGGCCTCGTCCAGTGCCCGGTCCACTGCCTTGACGATGGCATAGTTGCCGCAGCCCGGGCACCAGGCGGGCTTGACCGGACCGTCGGAACGGAGCCCCGCACCCCACATCTGCGTGTCACTCATGGCTCAGCCTCCGCACGATCTCGCGGGCTGTGAACGGCAGCCCATCGTACTTTGCCATCGTCTCACAGTCGGTCAGCGCGCCGATCTCGCGCAGCACGGAGGCGAACTGCCCCCGGGCATTGCCCTCGATGACCACGACGCGCTCCCGCCGGCCGATGGCCGCGCGCACGGCGTCGGCGTTCAGCGGCCACACCTGCCCGAAGTGCAGCATGCCGACTGTGGGGCGGGGGCTTGTACCCCGCCCATCGTCCCGCAGCAGGTCCACCGCCTCCCGACACGCCCCGTACGTCGAGCCCCAACAGACCAGCAGCGTGTCGGCGTCCTCCGCGCGGTAGGCCGTGGGTGGCAGCGCCGCGGCGCACATGCCGGCTTCCTTGCGCAGGCGCTTGTCCACCATCTGCACGCGCACCGACAGGTCTTCGGTCACGTGCCCATCCTCGGTGTGTTCGTCCGAGTCCGCCATCACGATGGCGTCGCCGCCAGGGATGGCGCGCGGGGATATGCCGCTGTCGGTCAGCGCGTAGCGCACGTAGTCAGCTCCCGCCGCCACGAGGCCGCGGTCAATGGGCCGAGGTGCGGCCTCCAGCGGCGCGCAGGTGGCGTGCAGGTCCACCAGGTACTGGTCGGTCAGGATGAAGGCAGGGGTCTGGTACTCGTGCGCCACCGCGAGGGCATGGCGCGTCAGTGCATACGCCTGCGTCACGTCGCCCGGGGCGAAGACGAAGCGGGGGAACTCGCCATGGCCGGCGCTGATCACGAAGCGCAGGTCCTCCTGCCCGGTGCGGGTCGGCAGGCCGGTAGCCGGGCCGGGCCGCATGGCGAGTAGGATCACCGCCGGCAGCTCGAGCATCCCCGCCAGCGACAGCCCCTCGGCCATCAGCGCGAAGCCGCCGCCGCTGGTCGTGAGCATCGCCGGCGCGCCGGCATACGTGGCCCCGCAGATGATGTTGATGGCCGCGATCTCGTCCTCGGCCTGCTCCACGAGGATCCCGAACTGCTCGCTGTAGCCCGCGATGGCGTTAAGCACCGCCGTCGAGGGGGACATCGGGTAGGCTGCCGCAAGCTTCAGCCCGGCGGTGCAAGCACCCAGGGCGACTGCCCGCGCGCCGTCCACGCTGGTGCGCGGGCCGCTGCCGGGCGCAGGGCCCTGCAGGCGGCCGGCATGGGCGGCCATCAGCTCTGCGCCGCGCCGGGCGCAGGCCGCGTTGGCCGCGACCACCTCCGCGCCCTTCTTCGCGAACACGCTGCCCAGGTAGTCCACCAACTCCGCCACGTCGTAGCCCAGCACGCCGAAGACGGCGCCGGCGGCCACAGCGTTGGCCATGATGACCTGGCCGCCGACTTCCTGCGCTACGCCGTCGAAATGCAGGGCCACGGTGCCCTCCGCCTCCCCGTCGTAGACGATCAGGCCGTCGGGATTGACCGTGTCGCGCAGATGCGTCAGGGCGTCCTCGTGCAGCGCGATCAGCAGGTCGACGTCCTCGCGCGGGGCGAGCACTTCCCGATCGCCAATACGCACATCGAACCAGTTCAGCCCGCCGCGCACGCGCGACATGTAGCTCTGGCTCGACAGCAGGTGGAGGCCCATGGCCGAGAAGGCCTCGACCAGCAGGTCGCCCGCCGTCTGCACGCCCTGACCGGCTTCACCGGCAATGCGGATGTTGGTATCCATGGTGGTGGTCCTGTAGGGCGGGGGCTCGTACCCCGCCCTGAATGACGCGCACACAGTGGCTGGGGCGGGGTACGAGCCCCCTGAGACCGCGAGCGGTCTCTACGCCCTACAGCCTCTCTACTCCACTGGTGAGAACTGGTCCCGGCTGGCGCCGCAGAGCGGGCAGACCCAGTCATCGGGCATGTCTTCCCAGGCCGTCCCGGCGGGCACGCCGTTGTCCGGGTCGCCCTCGGCGGGATCATACACGTAACCACACAGATCGCACTCGTACTTCTGCATTGGTCGTCTCCTTCTGGTTCAGATCATGTCAGGTCGCGTCGGCGCTGAACGCCAGACGTTTGCGTAGTAGCGCGTTGTGGTCGCTACAGAACTGCTGCAGCGGGGCCGTGCCGTAACGCTCGGAGTAGCCCAGGAACTCGAAGGCGCCGTGCGTCTCGACCAGCGACGCGAATTCCCGGGGGAAGTACAGCTTCATCGGCTGACGTTCCGCCAGGCGCAGCGGGCGGCCGTGGTCGTCAATCTGCATCTCCAGGCTGAAGTCCACCGTCTGAGCCAGCACCTCGCGCGGCTTCACCT
This window harbors:
- a CDS encoding DUF362 domain-containing protein, producing MPQGIFAPRLLYPEGRVDFDIVERLMDQAMQRVTGKDPDPAWQQFVSPTDTVGVMIEANRYPVQAATVEVIIDRLVSAGVAPGKIIVFGGDERDLFAAGFNISRDPSGVRVLGAESEGFRGGISRIVTDYCDVIINVGALRTDPDLGMAGCLANTLACVPTVRRVALLQAPAELPEVAGHPALRRKIKLNILEAYLPLLETVGQARTTWQYKGLLIGTDMVAVDTVGLKVLEGCRRSYKQADWPLPASPGYLQTAQEAYHIGQADDKQITVNLSGYADGSYLQ
- a CDS encoding 2-oxoacid:ferredoxin oxidoreductase subunit beta, which encodes MSDTQMWGAGLRSDGPVKPAWCPGCGNYAIVKAVDRALDEAGLDRRRVVLVSGIGQAAKLPHYVSRPVNFFNGLHGRAVPAATGIKLANHTLEVIITSGDGDMYGEGGNHLLHAIRRNIGLKCFVHNNQIYGLTKGQASPTSDAGTHTKLQAYGVAAQPLNPLALAIAEGASFVARSFTGLPDHLPQTMVAALQQPGFALLDILQPCITFNKLNTFKWYQDRVRPLGDDYDPTDRLRALETALVWGDEIPVGVLYRADRPSYESKLPVLASGPLAAP
- a CDS encoding 2-oxoacid:acceptor oxidoreductase subunit alpha, encoding MDTNIRIAGEAGQGVQTAGDLLVEAFSAMGLHLLSSQSYMSRVRGGLNWFDVRIGDREVLAPREDVDLLIALHEDALTHLRDTVNPDGLIVYDGEAEGTVALHFDGVAQEVGGQVIMANAVAAGAVFGVLGYDVAELVDYLGSVFAKKGAEVVAANAACARRGAELMAAHAGRLQGPAPGSGPRTSVDGARAVALGACTAGLKLAAAYPMSPSTAVLNAIAGYSEQFGILVEQAEDEIAAINIICGATYAGAPAMLTTSGGGFALMAEGLSLAGMLELPAVILLAMRPGPATGLPTRTGQEDLRFVISAGHGEFPRFVFAPGDVTQAYALTRHALAVAHEYQTPAFILTDQYLVDLHATCAPLEAAPRPIDRGLVAAGADYVRYALTDSGISPRAIPGGDAIVMADSDEHTEDGHVTEDLSVRVQMVDKRLRKEAGMCAAALPPTAYRAEDADTLLVCWGSTYGACREAVDLLRDDGRGTSPRPTVGMLHFGQVWPLNADAVRAAIGRRERVVVIEGNARGQFASVLREIGALTDCETMAKYDGLPFTAREIVRRLSHE
- a CDS encoding rubredoxin, which gives rise to MQKYECDLCGYVYDPAEGDPDNGVPAGTAWEDMPDDWVCPLCGASRDQFSPVE